Proteins found in one Arthrobacter sp. U41 genomic segment:
- a CDS encoding outer membrane protein assembly factor BamB family protein, which produces MKIQSTSHPKRLRLALYSGTAALSALVIAAPLTAAVAETVSPPPSATISGQVFEDRNGNEARDAGEPALADVSVSDGNSVAVTDADGRYSLTISTERRGTDLVFVTQPTGYSVGLDEFKSPKFYRNVGALAAGDAKTADFALLKDTKSAGGNFTFGNVADPHVNAQLPDQIAEINSTQQDLAFIQVSGDLTNNATDTQFNTYKAGTAKSKVPVWPAVGNHEYSAGTDYSARINNYRNHVGPEWYSFDYGDRHFLVLENNGAAPFEEQLAWAKQDLKRNVKDGKHLVVLTHQPMNVPFGSKEVYDQYGSLLEQYKAELILVGHEHSNDVEPNSAFAGTAKHVQTTSSSYTIDNAPRGFRYVHMTDESFDNPFRMYSAEKELTITSPADGAPVPLAGFPGIQADAYDTTDAPVKGQFRVDGGNWRPLQHTGEFTWFSELPADLRRLGQHTVDVQIFDATGASWTKTSTFTLTDEKPLTPVPGADWAQHHGDAAHTGAAADVVGSGQRLAWSYRTAGSFLTGSPVIVDGVIYAGTRDENGDGNSEVHAVEQSTGKKLWSYKVPSSVHGSIAVAEGTVYVPTLRGTLFAVDTATGQLKWQHDPEPAPAGFNQRTYGYYGVTVADGKVLYPYQTRHGEAKTGLLLALDTKTGQRVWASAMSGSTMSDGTPAVADGRVYVGSQTADRVLAYDLKTGARLWQSGAELGGWQDGIPAAANGKVFIGSNNGIIARDGATGATLWTYRSPNPSLINGGATPAAPTIRGNVVYMGFPSGEVAALDATTGSVLWTKLLPGNLDRGGVHTSPAVSGDSLFVGSNNGSFYSLDANTGQVTWEYGIGAWVSAGPAVSGNTVVAGSFDGNLYAFTSTK; this is translated from the coding sequence ATGAAAATTCAATCTACTTCTCACCCAAAGCGGCTCCGGCTGGCGCTCTACTCCGGCACCGCCGCCCTGTCCGCGCTCGTCATCGCCGCGCCCCTGACCGCGGCGGTCGCCGAGACCGTCAGCCCACCACCCAGCGCCACCATCTCGGGCCAGGTCTTCGAGGACCGCAACGGCAACGAGGCGCGCGACGCGGGCGAGCCGGCCCTGGCGGACGTCAGCGTCTCGGACGGCAACAGCGTGGCTGTTACAGACGCGGACGGCCGTTATAGCCTCACCATCTCAACCGAGCGCCGCGGCACGGATCTAGTGTTCGTTACCCAGCCCACGGGCTATTCCGTGGGCTTGGACGAGTTTAAATCTCCCAAGTTCTACCGCAACGTCGGCGCCCTCGCCGCCGGCGATGCCAAGACCGCTGACTTCGCCCTGCTCAAGGACACCAAGTCCGCTGGCGGCAACTTCACCTTCGGAAACGTTGCGGATCCGCACGTGAACGCCCAGCTGCCGGACCAGATCGCCGAGATCAACTCCACCCAGCAGGACCTGGCCTTCATCCAAGTCAGCGGTGACCTGACCAACAACGCCACAGACACCCAGTTCAACACCTACAAGGCCGGCACGGCTAAGTCCAAGGTGCCGGTCTGGCCGGCCGTGGGCAACCACGAGTACTCCGCCGGAACGGACTACTCCGCCCGAATCAACAACTACCGTAACCACGTCGGCCCCGAATGGTACTCCTTCGACTACGGCGACCGTCACTTCCTCGTGCTCGAAAACAACGGCGCGGCCCCGTTTGAGGAACAGCTCGCCTGGGCCAAACAGGACCTAAAGCGCAACGTCAAGGACGGCAAGCACCTGGTGGTGCTCACCCACCAGCCGATGAATGTCCCATTCGGCTCCAAGGAGGTCTACGACCAGTACGGCTCGCTGCTGGAGCAGTACAAGGCCGAACTGATCCTTGTGGGTCATGAGCACTCCAACGACGTCGAACCGAACAGCGCTTTCGCTGGCACGGCCAAGCACGTCCAGACCACGTCGAGCTCCTACACAATCGACAACGCTCCGCGCGGCTTCCGCTACGTGCACATGACGGACGAGTCCTTCGACAACCCCTTCCGCATGTATTCGGCCGAGAAGGAGCTCACCATCACCAGCCCGGCCGACGGCGCCCCCGTTCCGCTCGCCGGCTTCCCCGGCATTCAGGCCGATGCCTACGACACCACCGACGCCCCTGTGAAGGGCCAGTTCAGGGTCGACGGCGGAAATTGGCGCCCGCTGCAGCACACCGGCGAGTTCACCTGGTTCTCTGAACTGCCGGCGGACTTGCGCCGGCTGGGCCAGCACACCGTCGACGTGCAGATCTTCGACGCCACCGGCGCCTCCTGGACCAAGACCTCCACCTTCACCCTCACCGACGAGAAGCCCCTGACGCCGGTGCCCGGAGCCGACTGGGCCCAGCACCACGGCGACGCCGCCCACACTGGCGCGGCGGCCGACGTCGTCGGCTCCGGCCAGCGCCTGGCCTGGTCCTACCGCACAGCCGGCAGCTTCCTGACCGGTTCCCCCGTGATCGTTGACGGTGTCATCTACGCCGGCACCCGCGACGAGAACGGCGACGGCAACAGCGAGGTCCACGCCGTGGAACAGTCCACAGGCAAAAAGCTGTGGAGCTACAAGGTACCGTCCTCCGTGCACGGCAGCATCGCAGTCGCTGAGGGTACGGTGTACGTTCCCACGCTGCGCGGCACGCTCTTCGCCGTCGATACGGCCACCGGCCAGCTGAAGTGGCAGCACGATCCCGAGCCCGCCCCGGCAGGCTTCAACCAGCGCACCTACGGCTACTACGGCGTCACCGTCGCCGACGGCAAGGTCCTGTACCCGTACCAGACCCGCCACGGCGAGGCCAAGACCGGCCTCCTGCTCGCCCTGGATACCAAGACCGGCCAGCGCGTCTGGGCCTCGGCAATGAGCGGGTCAACCATGAGCGACGGCACCCCTGCCGTGGCAGACGGCAGAGTCTATGTTGGCAGCCAGACTGCGGACCGCGTCCTGGCTTACGACCTGAAGACCGGCGCCAGGCTCTGGCAGTCCGGGGCCGAGCTCGGCGGCTGGCAGGACGGCATCCCGGCGGCCGCTAACGGCAAGGTCTTCATCGGCTCCAACAACGGCATTATCGCCCGCGACGGAGCGACGGGCGCGACCCTGTGGACCTACCGCAGCCCGAACCCGTCGCTGATAAACGGCGGTGCCACCCCGGCCGCTCCGACCATCCGCGGCAATGTGGTCTACATGGGCTTCCCCAGCGGCGAGGTCGCGGCGCTGGACGCCACGACGGGCTCGGTGCTCTGGACGAAGCTGCTCCCGGGCAATCTGGACCGCGGCGGCGTACACACCTCCCCAGCGGTGTCCGGAGACTCGCTGTTCGTCGGCTCCAACAACGGCAGTTTCTACTCCCTCGATGCCAACACGGGCCAGGTCACCTGGGAGTACGGCATCGGCGCGTGGGTTTCGGCCGGGCCGGCCGTGAGCGGGAACACGGTCGTTGCCGGCTCTTTCGACGGGAACCTGTATGCGTTCACCTCGACCAAGTGA
- a CDS encoding SDR family NAD(P)-dependent oxidoreductase, translated as MNNPDASLHTKGRAVVVTGGASGIGKAIAEAFTANGDRVAVLDRSGAAGTIAVDVSDEASVRTAFAAARAQLGSIDILVNSAGLLTESPLEDMTLAMWNETIAVDLTGVFLCCREVVGEMRQQKWGRIINIASQLAIKGGTGLSHYSAAKAGVVGLTKALALETAADNVLVNSIAPGPIETPLVNGISESWKAAKREELPLGRFGTTAEVAPTALLLASDPGGNLFVGQTLGPNSGDVMP; from the coding sequence ATGAACAACCCCGACGCCTCCCTTCACACGAAGGGACGCGCTGTAGTGGTCACAGGCGGAGCCAGCGGCATCGGCAAAGCCATCGCCGAAGCCTTCACCGCCAACGGCGACAGAGTGGCTGTCCTCGACCGGTCCGGCGCGGCGGGAACAATCGCCGTCGATGTCTCCGACGAAGCCAGCGTGCGGACCGCCTTCGCCGCCGCCCGTGCGCAGCTCGGGAGCATCGATATTCTCGTGAACAGCGCAGGACTGCTGACCGAATCACCGCTCGAGGATATGACCCTGGCCATGTGGAACGAAACGATTGCCGTCGACCTGACGGGCGTCTTCCTCTGCTGCCGGGAGGTGGTGGGGGAGATGCGGCAGCAGAAGTGGGGCCGCATCATCAACATCGCCTCCCAGTTGGCCATCAAGGGCGGCACCGGGCTCAGCCACTACAGCGCCGCCAAGGCCGGGGTCGTAGGCCTGACCAAGGCTCTGGCTCTGGAAACCGCCGCAGACAACGTGCTCGTCAACAGCATCGCCCCGGGCCCCATCGAGACGCCGCTGGTCAACGGCATCTCCGAGAGCTGGAAAGCCGCCAAGCGGGAGGAACTCCCACTGGGAAGGTTCGGAACGACCGCGGAGGTGGCGCCCACAGCACTACTGCTGGCCAGCGACCCCGGAGGTAACCTCTTCGTCGGACAAACCCTCGGCCCAAACTCCGGCGATGTGATGCCTTAA
- a CDS encoding oxidoreductase translates to MPNFAPLWSPMQIGPTGLSNRVALAPMTRISATEDGHATERMVSYYQAYARGDFGLLITEGIYPDTAYSQGYLFQPGIATKEQAQSWAKVVEAVHLAGARIFAQLMHAGAQSQGNRYVDSSVGPSAVAPKGEQLTFYRGKGPYPVPGEITAAQMDEVRDGFVTAALHAKQAGFDGVEIHGANGYLLDQFLTDYLNHRTDNYGGTPDNRVRFAAEICRAVRAAVGPDMTVGIRISQSKVSDNEHRWSGGAEEARIIFETLGATGIDFIHTTEYRAAAPAFADGPESLAALAKQHSGLTVIANGNLDDPETAVSMLRDGSADVVALGKGALANRNWPHRVRNNLPFDELDASIFAPVADVKDWELELPA, encoded by the coding sequence GTGCCGAATTTCGCACCGCTCTGGTCCCCTATGCAGATCGGCCCAACCGGGCTGTCCAACCGTGTTGCCCTGGCTCCCATGACACGCATCAGTGCCACCGAGGACGGTCACGCGACCGAGAGAATGGTCTCGTACTATCAGGCGTATGCTCGCGGTGACTTCGGGCTGCTGATCACCGAGGGTATCTACCCTGACACCGCGTACAGCCAGGGCTATCTGTTCCAGCCCGGCATAGCCACCAAGGAACAAGCACAGTCCTGGGCAAAGGTCGTGGAGGCTGTCCACTTGGCCGGTGCCCGCATATTCGCCCAGCTCATGCATGCAGGGGCACAGTCCCAGGGGAACCGGTACGTTGACTCCTCCGTGGGTCCGTCAGCTGTTGCACCCAAGGGCGAACAGCTAACCTTCTACCGCGGAAAAGGCCCCTACCCTGTCCCGGGAGAGATCACCGCGGCGCAGATGGACGAGGTCCGGGACGGTTTCGTCACGGCGGCGCTTCATGCCAAGCAGGCCGGATTCGACGGCGTCGAAATCCACGGCGCCAACGGGTATCTCCTTGATCAGTTCCTCACGGACTACCTGAACCACAGGACTGACAACTACGGGGGCACGCCCGATAACAGGGTGCGTTTCGCCGCCGAGATCTGCCGCGCCGTACGCGCGGCAGTAGGCCCGGACATGACCGTGGGAATCCGTATTTCCCAGTCCAAGGTGAGCGACAACGAACACCGGTGGAGCGGGGGCGCTGAGGAAGCCCGGATCATCTTTGAAACCCTGGGGGCAACGGGAATTGATTTTATCCACACCACCGAATACCGGGCCGCGGCCCCGGCATTCGCGGACGGGCCTGAGTCGTTGGCTGCCCTGGCCAAACAACACTCGGGGTTAACCGTGATAGCCAATGGCAACCTTGACGACCCGGAAACGGCCGTGTCCATGTTGCGCGACGGCAGTGCGGACGTTGTCGCCCTGGGCAAGGGGGCCCTGGCTAATCGGAACTGGCCGCACCGCGTACGGAATAACCTGCCCTTTGACGAGCTCGACGCCAGCATCTTCGCTCCGGTAGCGGATGTCAAGGACTGGGAACTGGAGCTTCCCGCGTAA
- a CDS encoding TetR/AcrR family transcriptional regulator encodes MRYVIRLDRLAWTSQDDVVRLVAPNVQHYLTGDPT; translated from the coding sequence ATGCGGTACGTAATCCGGCTCGATCGCCTCGCTTGGACGTCCCAAGACGATGTGGTGCGTCTCGTCGCGCCGAACGTCCAGCACTATCTCACGGGCGACCCTACCTAG